In Anopheles gambiae chromosome 2, idAnoGambNW_F1_1, whole genome shotgun sequence, a single window of DNA contains:
- the LOC1274031 gene encoding 6-phosphogluconate dehydrogenase, decarboxylating isoform X1, whose protein sequence is MRCFLHFRKADIALIGLAVMGQNLILNMDSKGFVVCAYNRTVDKVTHFLENEAKGTNIIGATSLQDMVNKLKKPRKIMMLVKAGSAVDDFINQLLPLIEKGDVIIDGGNSEHQDSARRYEELKAKGILYVGSGVSGGEEGARYGPSLMPGGHPDAWPLIKDIFQAICAKSNGDPCCEWVGEGGAGHFVKMVHNGIEYGDMQLICEAYHLMLALGMTQKEMAQEFDEWNKGVLDSFLIEITRDILNYRDDEGYLLERIRDTAGQKGTGKWTAIAALHHGVPVTLIGEAVFSRCLSALKEERARASKQLAGPSTKASVADRKQFLTHIRNALYCAKIVSYAQGFMLLREAANEYKWNLNYGGIALMWRGGCIIRSVFLGNIRDAFVRNPQLSNLLLDDFFKKAMMDNQQSWREVVSQAVLWGVPVPALSAALAFFDGYRSERLPANLLQAQRDYFGAHTYELLGKEGKFVHTNWTGKGGNVSASTYLA, encoded by the exons ATGCGctgttttttgcatttcagGAAAGCTGATATTGCACTGATCGGTTTGGCCGTGATGGGACAAAACTTGATCCTCAACATGGATTCGAAGGGTTTTGTCGTGTGCGCCTACAATCGTACTGTGGATAAG GTGACCCATTTTCTGGAGAATGAAGCCAAAGGTACCAACATCATCGGTGCCACCTCCCTGCAGGATATGGTGAACAAGCTGAAGAAACCGCGCAAGATCATGATGCTAGTTAAAG ccggCAGTGCGGTCGATGATTTCATTAACCAGCTGCTTCCGTTGATCGAGAAGGGCGATGTGATCATTGACGGCGGTAACTCGGAACACCAGGACTCGGCACGCCGTTATGAGGAGCTGAAGGCCAAGGGCATCCTGTACGTCGGCTCGGGTGTTAGCGGTGGAGAGGAAGGTGCTCGCTATGGACCTTCCCTCATGCCCGGTGGACACCCGGACGCTTGGCCGTTGATTAAGGATATCTTCCAG GCTATTTGCGCCAAATCAAACGGCGATCCGTGCTGCGAATGGGTGGGCGAAGGCGGTGCCGGTCACTTCGTGAAGATGGTGCACAACGGCATCGAGTACGGTGACATGCAGCTGATCTGCGAAGCGTACCATCTGATGCTGGCGCTTGGCATGACCCAGAAGGAGATGGCGCAGGAGTTCGACGAGTGGAACAAGGGCGTGCTGGACTCGTTCTTGATCGAGATCACCCGGGACATTCTGAACTATCGCGACGATGAGGGATACTTGCTGGAGCGTATCCGTGACACGGCCGGCCAGAAGGGCACGGGCAAGTGGACGGCGATCGCCGCCCTGCACCATGGCGTCCCGGTGACGCTAATTGGCGAAGCGGTCTTCTCCCGCTGCCTGTCGGCGCTGAAGGAGGAGCGTGCTCGGGCCAGCAAACAGCTCGCCGGGCCCAGCACGAAAGCATCTGTCGCGGACCGCAAGCAGTTCCTCACGCACATCCGCAACGCGCTGTACTGCGCAAAGATTGTATCGTACGCgcaaggattcatgttgctgCGCGAGGCGGCCAACGAGTACAAGTGGAACTTGAACTACGGTGGCATTGCGCTGATGTGGCGCGGCGGTTGCATCATTCGCAGCGTCTTCCTCGGCAACATTCGGGACGCGTTTGTGCGCAATCCGCAGCTGTCGAATCTGCTGCTGGATGATTTCTTCAAGAAAGCCATGATGGACAACCAGCAGTCGTGGCGTGAGGTGGTTAGCCAGGCAGTACTGTGGGGCGTGCCGGTGCCGGCTCTGTCAGCTGCGTTGGCCTTCTTCGACGGTTACCGCTCGGAGCGGTTGCCGGCAAATCTGCTCCAGGCACAGCGTGACTACTTCGGTGCGCATACGTACGAGCTGCTCGGCAAGGAGGGCAAATTTGTACATACCAACTGGACCGGCAAGGGTGGCAATGTGTCCGCCAGTACTTATCTGGCCTAA
- the LOC1274031 gene encoding 6-phosphogluconate dehydrogenase, decarboxylating isoform X2, with translation MSSPKADIALIGLAVMGQNLILNMDSKGFVVCAYNRTVDKVTHFLENEAKGTNIIGATSLQDMVNKLKKPRKIMMLVKAGSAVDDFINQLLPLIEKGDVIIDGGNSEHQDSARRYEELKAKGILYVGSGVSGGEEGARYGPSLMPGGHPDAWPLIKDIFQAICAKSNGDPCCEWVGEGGAGHFVKMVHNGIEYGDMQLICEAYHLMLALGMTQKEMAQEFDEWNKGVLDSFLIEITRDILNYRDDEGYLLERIRDTAGQKGTGKWTAIAALHHGVPVTLIGEAVFSRCLSALKEERARASKQLAGPSTKASVADRKQFLTHIRNALYCAKIVSYAQGFMLLREAANEYKWNLNYGGIALMWRGGCIIRSVFLGNIRDAFVRNPQLSNLLLDDFFKKAMMDNQQSWREVVSQAVLWGVPVPALSAALAFFDGYRSERLPANLLQAQRDYFGAHTYELLGKEGKFVHTNWTGKGGNVSASTYLA, from the exons GAAAGCTGATATTGCACTGATCGGTTTGGCCGTGATGGGACAAAACTTGATCCTCAACATGGATTCGAAGGGTTTTGTCGTGTGCGCCTACAATCGTACTGTGGATAAG GTGACCCATTTTCTGGAGAATGAAGCCAAAGGTACCAACATCATCGGTGCCACCTCCCTGCAGGATATGGTGAACAAGCTGAAGAAACCGCGCAAGATCATGATGCTAGTTAAAG ccggCAGTGCGGTCGATGATTTCATTAACCAGCTGCTTCCGTTGATCGAGAAGGGCGATGTGATCATTGACGGCGGTAACTCGGAACACCAGGACTCGGCACGCCGTTATGAGGAGCTGAAGGCCAAGGGCATCCTGTACGTCGGCTCGGGTGTTAGCGGTGGAGAGGAAGGTGCTCGCTATGGACCTTCCCTCATGCCCGGTGGACACCCGGACGCTTGGCCGTTGATTAAGGATATCTTCCAG GCTATTTGCGCCAAATCAAACGGCGATCCGTGCTGCGAATGGGTGGGCGAAGGCGGTGCCGGTCACTTCGTGAAGATGGTGCACAACGGCATCGAGTACGGTGACATGCAGCTGATCTGCGAAGCGTACCATCTGATGCTGGCGCTTGGCATGACCCAGAAGGAGATGGCGCAGGAGTTCGACGAGTGGAACAAGGGCGTGCTGGACTCGTTCTTGATCGAGATCACCCGGGACATTCTGAACTATCGCGACGATGAGGGATACTTGCTGGAGCGTATCCGTGACACGGCCGGCCAGAAGGGCACGGGCAAGTGGACGGCGATCGCCGCCCTGCACCATGGCGTCCCGGTGACGCTAATTGGCGAAGCGGTCTTCTCCCGCTGCCTGTCGGCGCTGAAGGAGGAGCGTGCTCGGGCCAGCAAACAGCTCGCCGGGCCCAGCACGAAAGCATCTGTCGCGGACCGCAAGCAGTTCCTCACGCACATCCGCAACGCGCTGTACTGCGCAAAGATTGTATCGTACGCgcaaggattcatgttgctgCGCGAGGCGGCCAACGAGTACAAGTGGAACTTGAACTACGGTGGCATTGCGCTGATGTGGCGCGGCGGTTGCATCATTCGCAGCGTCTTCCTCGGCAACATTCGGGACGCGTTTGTGCGCAATCCGCAGCTGTCGAATCTGCTGCTGGATGATTTCTTCAAGAAAGCCATGATGGACAACCAGCAGTCGTGGCGTGAGGTGGTTAGCCAGGCAGTACTGTGGGGCGTGCCGGTGCCGGCTCTGTCAGCTGCGTTGGCCTTCTTCGACGGTTACCGCTCGGAGCGGTTGCCGGCAAATCTGCTCCAGGCACAGCGTGACTACTTCGGTGCGCATACGTACGAGCTGCTCGGCAAGGAGGGCAAATTTGTACATACCAACTGGACCGGCAAGGGTGGCAATGTGTCCGCCAGTACTTATCTGGCCTAA
- the LOC1274029 gene encoding D-2-hydroxyglutarate dehydrogenase, mitochondrial isoform X1 produces MFLRGAFRALALNRNLTPIAVRTFASKQREVPALTCDRYPVQRGSFAELTDDDVAVFRGILGGADTSRVLTAADEVQDYNIDYLRSVRGYGRVVLKPRTTAEVAELLRYCNERRLAVCPQGGNTGLVGGSVPVFDEVVLSLQLMDTIERIDEYSGIVVCQAGCVLATLEEQVGARGLVMPLDLGAKGSCHIGGNVSTNAGGLRLVRYGNLHGSVLGVEAVTAEGRVLDLMSNFKKDNTGYHLKHLFIGSEGTLGIITRLSMFCPTASRSVNVAFLGLHSYDDVKRTFLAAKRGLGEVLSSCEMIDAASLDSCTRFFGLQSPIDKYPFYMLIETSGSDAGHDEEKLARFLEQTMEQGLVQDGTVTNDSTKMKVNCISNIWKLREQIADSLLSDGYCFKYDISLPLDQFYDIVLAVRERVGDLAINVTGYGHIGDSNLHLNVSCARFTPEIYGLLEPFVYEYTSKLRGSVSAEHGIGFLKRKYLHYSKQTEPLRLMHQMKQLLDPNGILNPYKVLPPETPDQSR; encoded by the exons ATGTTCCTGCGTGGTGCGTTCCGCGCCCTTGCACTGAATCGAAATCTCACCCCAATCGCCGTACGTACCTTTGCCTCCAAGCAGCGTGAAGTGCCGGCCCTCACCTGCGATCGTTATCCAGTCCAGCGAGGATCGTTTGCTGAGCTAACCGATGATGATGTGGCCGTGTTTCGTGGCATCCTCGGTGGTGCGGACACGAGTCGCGTTCTTACAGCAGCGGACGAAGTGCAGGACTACAACATCGACTATCTGCGTAGCGTGCGTGGCTATGGACGGGTCGTTCTGAAACCACGAACCACGGCCGAAGTGGCGGAGCTGTTGCGCTACTGCAACGAACGGCGGTTGGCCGTTTGTCCACAGGGCGGAAACACGGGCCTGGTCGGTGGATCGGTGCCAGTGTTTGATGAAGTCGTCCTCTCACTCCAACTGATGGACACGATCGAGCGTATCGATGAGTACTCAGGCATTGTGGTTTGCCAGGCGGGATGTGTGCTGGCGACGCTGGAAGAGCAAGTCGGTGCTCGGGGCCTGGTTATGCCGCTGGACCTTGGTGCCAAGGGATCGTGCCATATTGGAGGCAACGTGTCGACGAACGCCGGTGGATTGCGCTTGGTACGGTACGGCAATTTACATGGCTCAGTGCTAGGCGTGGAAGCG GTAACGGCCGAGGGACGTGTCCTTGATCTGATGTCTAACTTCAAGAAGGATAATACCGGATATCATCTAAAACATCTTTTTATCGGATCGGAGGGTACGCTCGGCATCATCACCCGGCTGTCCATGTTCTGTCCCACTGCTTCTCGTTCCGTCAACGTCGCCTTTCTGGGGCTGCACAGCTACGACGATGTAAAGCGCACCTTCCTGGCCGCCAAACGTGGCCTAGGCGAGGTTCTCTCGTCGTGCGAAATGATCGATGCTGCATCGTTGGATAGTTGTACACGATTTTTCGGACTACA GTCACCGATCGATAAGTATCCCTTCTACATGCTAATCGAAACGTCAGGGAGCGATGCAGGACACGACGAAGAGAAGCTCGCCCGCTTTCTGGAGCAGACAATGGAACAGGGCCTGGTGCAGGATGGCACGGTTACGAACGACTCGACCAAAATGAAGGTAAACTGCATTTCG AACATTTGGAAACTACGCGAACAGATTGCGGACAGTTTGCTGAGCGATGGCTATTGCTTCAAGTACGATATTTCGCTGCCCTTAGACCAGTTCTACGATATCGTGCTAGCGGTCCGTGAGCGTGTCGGCGATCTGGCCATAAACGTTACCGGATACGGACACATTGGCGATTCGAACCTGCACCTCAACGTGTCCTGTGCACGCTTCACACCGGAAATTTACGGTCTGCTGGAACCGTTCGTGTACGAATACACTTCCAAGCTACGCGGAAGCGTTAGCGCAGAGCATGGGATCGGATTTCTCAAGCGCAAGTACCTGCACTACTCGAAACAGACGGAACCGCTCCGATTGATGCATCAGATGAAGCAACTGCTCGATCCGAACGGCATTCTAAACCCGTACAAGGTGCTTCCCCCTGAAACGCCAGACCAGTCACGATAG
- the LOC1274029 gene encoding D-2-hydroxyglutarate dehydrogenase, mitochondrial isoform X2: MFLRGAFRALALNRNLTPIAVRTFASKQREVPALTCDRYPVQRGSFAELTDDDVAVFRGILGGADTSRVLTAADEVQDYNIDYLRSVRGYGRVVLKPRTTAEVAELLRYCNERRLAVCPQGGNTGLVGGSVPVFDEVVLSLQLMDTIERIDEYSGIVVCQAGCVLATLEEQVGARGLVMPLDLGAKGSCHIGGNVSTNAGGLRLVRYGNLHGSVLGVEAVTAEGRVLDLMSNFKKDNTGYHLKHLFIGSEGTLGIITRLSMFCPTASRSVNVAFLGLHSYDDVKRTFLAAKRGLGEVLSSCEMIDAASLDSCTRFFGLQSPIDKYPFYMLIETSGSDAGHDEEKLARFLEQTMEQGLVQDGTVTNDSTKMKNIWKLREQIADSLLSDGYCFKYDISLPLDQFYDIVLAVRERVGDLAINVTGYGHIGDSNLHLNVSCARFTPEIYGLLEPFVYEYTSKLRGSVSAEHGIGFLKRKYLHYSKQTEPLRLMHQMKQLLDPNGILNPYKVLPPETPDQSR, translated from the exons ATGTTCCTGCGTGGTGCGTTCCGCGCCCTTGCACTGAATCGAAATCTCACCCCAATCGCCGTACGTACCTTTGCCTCCAAGCAGCGTGAAGTGCCGGCCCTCACCTGCGATCGTTATCCAGTCCAGCGAGGATCGTTTGCTGAGCTAACCGATGATGATGTGGCCGTGTTTCGTGGCATCCTCGGTGGTGCGGACACGAGTCGCGTTCTTACAGCAGCGGACGAAGTGCAGGACTACAACATCGACTATCTGCGTAGCGTGCGTGGCTATGGACGGGTCGTTCTGAAACCACGAACCACGGCCGAAGTGGCGGAGCTGTTGCGCTACTGCAACGAACGGCGGTTGGCCGTTTGTCCACAGGGCGGAAACACGGGCCTGGTCGGTGGATCGGTGCCAGTGTTTGATGAAGTCGTCCTCTCACTCCAACTGATGGACACGATCGAGCGTATCGATGAGTACTCAGGCATTGTGGTTTGCCAGGCGGGATGTGTGCTGGCGACGCTGGAAGAGCAAGTCGGTGCTCGGGGCCTGGTTATGCCGCTGGACCTTGGTGCCAAGGGATCGTGCCATATTGGAGGCAACGTGTCGACGAACGCCGGTGGATTGCGCTTGGTACGGTACGGCAATTTACATGGCTCAGTGCTAGGCGTGGAAGCG GTAACGGCCGAGGGACGTGTCCTTGATCTGATGTCTAACTTCAAGAAGGATAATACCGGATATCATCTAAAACATCTTTTTATCGGATCGGAGGGTACGCTCGGCATCATCACCCGGCTGTCCATGTTCTGTCCCACTGCTTCTCGTTCCGTCAACGTCGCCTTTCTGGGGCTGCACAGCTACGACGATGTAAAGCGCACCTTCCTGGCCGCCAAACGTGGCCTAGGCGAGGTTCTCTCGTCGTGCGAAATGATCGATGCTGCATCGTTGGATAGTTGTACACGATTTTTCGGACTACA GTCACCGATCGATAAGTATCCCTTCTACATGCTAATCGAAACGTCAGGGAGCGATGCAGGACACGACGAAGAGAAGCTCGCCCGCTTTCTGGAGCAGACAATGGAACAGGGCCTGGTGCAGGATGGCACGGTTACGAACGACTCGACCAAAATGAAG AACATTTGGAAACTACGCGAACAGATTGCGGACAGTTTGCTGAGCGATGGCTATTGCTTCAAGTACGATATTTCGCTGCCCTTAGACCAGTTCTACGATATCGTGCTAGCGGTCCGTGAGCGTGTCGGCGATCTGGCCATAAACGTTACCGGATACGGACACATTGGCGATTCGAACCTGCACCTCAACGTGTCCTGTGCACGCTTCACACCGGAAATTTACGGTCTGCTGGAACCGTTCGTGTACGAATACACTTCCAAGCTACGCGGAAGCGTTAGCGCAGAGCATGGGATCGGATTTCTCAAGCGCAAGTACCTGCACTACTCGAAACAGACGGAACCGCTCCGATTGATGCATCAGATGAAGCAACTGCTCGATCCGAACGGCATTCTAAACCCGTACAAGGTGCTTCCCCCTGAAACGCCAGACCAGTCACGATAG
- the LOC4576796 gene encoding LYR motif-containing protein 4 gives MAGAGHKMKVLSLYKQLLRASQKFDSYNYRMYALRRIRDAFRENRALTDNAAIASELSYAQKNLEIIKRQTIIGQLYGAPDKLVIEK, from the exons ATGGCCGGAGCTGGACACAAGATGAAGGTACTATCGCTCTACAAGCAGCTACTGCGTGCGTCGCAAAAGTTTGATTCGTACAACTATCG TATGTACGCACTACGTCGGATTCGTGATGCATTTAGAGAAAACAGAGCACTAACCGATAATGCTGCCATTGCCAGCGAGCTATCGTACGCACAGAAGAATCTAGAAATTATCAAACGACAG ACCATAATTGGACAACTGTATGGCGCACCGGATAAGCTGGTAATAGAGAAGTGA